One genomic segment of Mobula hypostoma chromosome 2, sMobHyp1.1, whole genome shotgun sequence includes these proteins:
- the LOC134342473 gene encoding leucine-rich repeat and fibronectin type-III domain-containing protein 2, which yields MERLLCSLLVIGMATSVCACPKYCVCQNLSESLGTLCPSKGLLFVPPDIDRRTVELRLGGNFIIAVNRQDFANMSGLVDLTLSRNTIDFIQPFSFIDLESLRSLHLDANRLTEIGENVFRGLLNLQHLILNNNQLRRVEDGALDDFLMTLEDLDFSYNNLARLPWEALSKMINLHTLSLDHNLIDYIPEGTFTDLQKLARLDLISNRLQKLAPDPIFARSESLPMSTTPFSSRLSLTLGGNPLHCNCELLWFRRLNREDDMETCASPPNLKGRYFWYVSEEEFVCEQPLITQHSLKVLVLEGQMASLRCKAIGDPRPVIHWVAPDDRVLGNSSRTVIYDNGTLDILITTSQDYGTFTCIAANAAGESTAPVELSIVQLPHLSNGTGRALQPDSRLSDITSSSKSHRGAAKVRPEKRVTVSQVTASTALVRWSLGRSAPKVKMYQLQYNSSSDEVLVYRMIPATNKGFVVKNLVAGSGYDLCVLAIWDDTATTLTATNVVGCVRFVTPVDYGRCASFHGQFLGGTMILVVGGIIVASLLIFIVVLMLRYKLCHGQQKMSDVSDVYSQTPTASTQPVHNGVLPQLTQKPGPARDATANFDCSSIQSSLSSSTASSQDCYSLHSNSSTLSKKWRSTSRSRHNIDRLMGAFASLDLRCQRKDDSYESRASTLARYSDKEPLLGRSESRLNKLLTLPMEGKARRSQSFDMGDFSSSHCYSYPRRITNIWTKRSLSVNGVLVQYDEDGLEITRGACCSSDWVMESTV from the exons ATGGAAAGACTGCTCTGTAGCCTCCTGGTGATTGGAATGGCAACGTCAGTGTGCGCTTGTCCCAAGTACTGCGTATGTCAAAATCTCTCCGAGTCGCTGGGGACCCTCTGCCCCTCAAAAGGCCTTCTGTTTGTCCCTCCAGACATAGACCGGCGGACTGTTGAGCTGAGGCTGGGAGGCAATTTCATCATTGCTGTAAACCGGCAAGACTTTGCCAACATGAGTGGGCTTGTTGACCTGACTCTGTCCCGGAATACCATTGACTTCATCCAACCCTTCTCATTCATAGATCTAGAGAGCCTCCGCTCATTACACCTTGACGCCAACAGGTTGACGGAAATTGGGGAGAATGTTTTTCGGGGCTTGCTAAACCTGCAGCATCTGATCTTGAACAACAACCAGCTCCGCAGGGTGGAAGATGGAGCTTTGGACGATTTCTTGATGACTCTGGAGGATCTGGACTTTTCTTACAACAACCTGGCCCGCCTGCCATGGGAGGCCCTCAGCAAGATGATCAACCTCCACACGCTGAGCTTGGACCACAATCTCATTGACTACATCCCGGAGGGAACCTTCACCGACCTGCAGAAACTGGCCAGGCTGGATCTGATCTCCAACAGGCTGCAGAAACTGGCCCCAGACCCCATATTTGCCAGGTCAGAGTCGCTGCCCATGTCCACCACACCATTCTCCTCACGGCTCAGCTTGACCCTGGGTGGCAACCCCCTCCACTGCAACTGTGAGCTCCTCTGGTTCCGCCGGTTAAACAGGGAGGACGATATGGAGACTTGTGCCTCGCCACCGAACCTGAAAGGGAGGTACTTCTGGTACGTGTCGGAGGAGGAGTTTGTGTGTGAGCAGCCGCTGATCACCCAGCACAGCCTCAAGGTCCTAGTGCTGGAAGGGCAGATGGCATCACTGCGGTGCAAGGCCATTGGGGACCCTCGGCCTGTCATTCACTGGGTTGCCCCTGACGACAGGGTCCTGGGCAACTCCTCCAGGACTGTCATCTATGACAATGGCACCCTGGATATCCTCATCACCACCTCCCAGGACTATGGCACCTTCACCTGCATTGCGGCTAACGCGGCTGGGGAGTCCACTGCCCCTGTCGAGCTTTCTATCGTTCAGCTGCCCCACCTCAGCAACGGCACAGGCCGGGCCCTGCAGCCAGACTCCCGGCTGTCTGACATCACCAGCTCCAGCAAATCGCATCGGGGCGCAGCCAAAGTCAGGCCAGAGAAGAGAGTCACGGTGTCTCAGGTGACGGCCAGCACTGCCCTGGTCAGGTGGTCACTGGGACGGTCAGCGCCCAAGGTTAAAATGTACCAGCTGCAGTACAACAGCTCATCGGATGAAGTGCTGGTCTACAG GATGATCCCGGCTACAAACAAAGGCTTCGTGGTGAAGAACCTCGTGGCAGGATCTGGCTATGACCTGTGCGTGCTGGCCATCTGGGATGACACGGCCACCACACTCACTGCCACCAACGTGGTGGGCTGCGTCCGCTTCGTGACGCCGGTGGACTACGGCCGCTGCGCCTCCTTCCACGGCCAGTTCCTAGGCGGCACCATGATCCTGGTGGTGGGTGGCATCATCGTGGCCTCCCTGCTCATCTTCATCGTGGTGCTAATGTTGAGGTACAAGCTGTGCCACGGCCAGCAGAAGATGTCTGATGTGAGTGACGTGTATTCCCAGACTCCTACTGCCTCCACCCAACCTGTCCACAATGGCGTCCTGCCCCAGTTAACACAAAAGCCGGGCCCTGCCCGGGATGCCACGGCAAATTTTGATTGCTCCTCTATACAGAGCAGCCTCTCCTCCTCAACGGCCTCCAGTCAAGACTGTTACAGCCTCCACAGCAACtccagcaccctctccaaaaaGTGGAGGTCCACGTCCAGATCCCGACACAACATCGACCGGCTGATGGGAGCCTTCGCCTCCCTCGACCTGCGTTGCCAGAGGAAGGACGACAGTTATGAGTCCAGGGCTTCCACCCTGGCCCGCTACTCGGACAAGGAGCCGCTGCTGGGCCGGAGCGAGTCGCGGCTCAACAAGCTGCTGACGCTGCCCATGGAGGGGAAGGCTCGACGCAGCCAGTCCTTCGACATGGGCGACTTCTCCTCCAGCCACTGCTACAGCTACCCCCGGCGCATCACCAACATCTGGACTAAGAGGAGCCTGTCGGTCAACGGCGTCCTGGTGCAGTATGACGAGGACGGCTTGGAGATCACCCGGGGAGCGTGCTGCAGCTcggactgggtgatggagagcaCAGTATAG